From the genome of Eucalyptus grandis isolate ANBG69807.140 chromosome 2, ASM1654582v1, whole genome shotgun sequence, one region includes:
- the LOC120290871 gene encoding serine/threonine-protein phosphatase PP1-like: MEQAVLDDIIGRLLEVRTRPGKQVQLSEAEIRQLCTTSKDVFMQQPNLLDLEAPIKICGDIHGQYSDLLRLFEYGGLPPHANYLFLGDYVDRGKQSLETICLLLAYKIKYPKTFFLLRGNHECASINRIYGFYDECKRRFNVRLWKVFTECFNCLPVAALIDEKILCMHGGLSPDLHDLDQIRNLQRPTDVPDTGLLCDLLWSDPSKDVQGWGMNDRGVSYTFGADKVTEFLQKHDLDLVCRAHQVVEDGYEFFANRQLVTIFSAPNYCGEFDNAGAMMSVDETLMCSFQILKPADKKPKFNSGGITMTPVKPLSSSSGSNAFGSTTTAKPGNPNWH, encoded by the exons ATGGAGCAAGCGGTGTTGGACGACATCATCGGCCGGCTCCTGGAGGTCCGCACCCGGCCCGGGAAGCAGGTCCAGCTGTCGGAGGCGGAGATCCGGCAGCTCTGTACGACCTCGAAAGACGTCTTCATGCAGCAGCCCAACCTGCTGGATCTCGAGGCGCCGATTAAGATATGCG GGGACATTCATGGACAATATTCAGAccttttaagactttttgagtATGGGGGATTGCCTCCTCATGCCAATTACTTGTTTTTGGGGGACTATGTGGATAGAGGCAAGCAAAGTTTGGAGACAATATGTCTACTCCTTGCGTATAAGATTAAATACCCgaaaactttttttctcttgagaGGAAACCACGAATGTGCTTCTATAAATCGGATATATGGATTTTATGATGAGTGTAAGAGAAGGTTCAATGTCAGGTTGTGGAAGGTTTTCACAGAGTGCTTTAATTGTCTGCCTGTGGCAGCCTTGATAGATGAGAAGATTCTGTGCATGCATGGTGGTCTCTCACCTGACTTACACGATTTAGACCAAATTAGGAACTTGCAGCGTCCCACAGATGTACCAGATACTGGTTTGCTCTGTGATCTTCTCTGGTCAGATCCTAGCAAGGATGTACAGGGCTGGGGAATGAATGACAGAGGAGTTTCATATACCTTTGGGGCGGACAAGGTGACAGAGTTTCTTCAGAAGCATGATCTGGATCTTGTTTGCCGCGCTCATCAG GTTGTGGAGGATGGCTATGAATTCTTTGCTAACCGGCAACTAGTAACTATATTTTCGGCACCTAACTACTGTGGGGAGTTTGACAATGCTGGTGCCATGATGAGTGTTGATGAGACCCTGATGTGCTCTTTCCAAATACTAAAGCCTGCTGATAAGAAGCCAAAATTTAACTCTGGCGGCATAACAATGACTCCTGTTAAGCCTTTGAGTTCCTCCTCGGGTTCCAATGCTTTTGGGAGCACGACAACAGCAAAGCCTGGAAATCCCAACTGGCATTAA